In Euphorbia lathyris chromosome 10, ddEupLath1.1, whole genome shotgun sequence, a single genomic region encodes these proteins:
- the LOC136209697 gene encoding DNA polymerase delta small subunit yields the protein MEVDAEHNVQRKQSNYRCLDEVFERHNETYRGQQYSQIYFARLHTMRNLLYSLVPNWKSQLPVCTVLGLEEGKECIIVGTLYKHMKLKPCILDEYSKERSAVPLVKPHNFMHPDDHLVLEDESGRVKLGGKKLSPSVYVTGNIVALHGKETGAGDFLVLDVLEAGLPPQIERPIESREDKYVVFVSGLSVGSKASNPLQFQLLVDHITGHLGDEKEQGIAAEIVHVVIAGNSVEIPRGPLNGQNMASKDQSRLSEPLKELDIFLSQIAAGVSLGIMPGANDPANFALPQQPLHRCLFAGSAVYNTFRSCTNPHCFELDNIRFLGTSGQNIDDLDKYSEANDRLEFMERTLKWRHLAPTAPNTLGCYPFTDKDPFLIESCPHVYFVGNQDKYGTRLLNGSEGQLVRLISIPKFAETGVAVVLNMRNLECHTLSFGTEIDS from the exons ATGGAAGTCGACGCGGAGCACAATGTCCAGAGAAAACAATCCAACTATCGTTGCTTG GATGAAGTGTTTGAGAGGCATAATGAAACATACAGAGGCCAGCAATACAGTCAGATATACTTTGCTCGTCTTCACACGATGAGAAATCTGCTCTATTCTCTAGTTCCTAATTGGAAATCCCAATTGCCAG TTTGTACAGTTCTGGGACTGGAAGAAGGGAAGGAATGCATCATTGTCGGAACACTGTATAAGCACATGAAACTGAAACCCTGCATTCTTGATGAGTACTCTAAGGAG AGATCTGCAGTGCCGCTGGTCAAGCCTCATAATTTTATGCACCCAGATGATCATTTGGTTTTAGAAGATGAAAGTGGAAGAGTTAAGCTGGGGGGAAAAAAGCTTTCACCTTCAGTATATGTCACAG GCAATATTGTTGCTTTGCATGGAAAGGAAACTGGTGCTGGCGACTTCTTGGTTCTAGACGTTCTTGAAGCGGGTTTGCCACCACAGATAGAGCGCCCAATTGAGTCAA GAGAGGATAAATATGTTGTTTTTGTTTCTGGACTGAGCGTTGGGAGCAAAGCTTCTAACCCCCTCCAGTTTCAGCTTCTTGTGGATCATATAACAGGACATCTAGGTGATGAAAAG GAGCAAGGCATTGCTGCAGAGATTGTTCATGTTGTGATTGCAGGGAATTCAGTTGAAATTCCTCGTGGACCTCTAAATGGACAG AATATGGCTTCAAAAGATCAATCAAGACTATCTGAGCCTCTCAAAGAGCTAGATATATTTTTGTCTCAG ATTGCTGCAGGCGTGTCTTTGGGTATAATGCCTGGAGCCAATGACCCAGCAAATTTTGCCTTACCTCAGCAG CCTCTGCACAGATGCCTTTTTGCTGGATCAGCTGTGTATAACACTTTTAGGTCCTGTACTAATCCTCATTGTTTTGAGCTTGATAACATCAG ATTTCTTGGAACGTCAGGTCAGAATATTGATGATCTGGACAAGTATTCAGAGGCAAATGATAGGCTTGAGTTTATGGAAAGGACATTAAAGTGGAGGCATCTGGCACCAACAGCACCCAATACACTTG GGTGTTATCCTTTCACTGATAAAGATCCTTTCCTCATTGAGAGCTGTCCTCATGTATATTTTGTTGGTAATCAGGATAAATATGGAACTCGCCTGTTAAATG GTTCAGAAGGCCAACTGGTGAGACTCATTTCCATTCCAAAATTCGCAGAAACTGGAGTGGCAGTCGTG CTTAACATGAGAAATCTTGAATGCCATACTCTCAGTTTTGGAACTGAGATCGACTCATAA